The following coding sequences are from one Scomber japonicus isolate fScoJap1 chromosome 3, fScoJap1.pri, whole genome shotgun sequence window:
- the LOC128355389 gene encoding odorant receptor 131-2-like has protein sequence MNFSNPGRNFTTNVYRDTLNTAIIKNVITVVLCISINYINSTLVHTFRKHEIFNVNPRYILYIHLVINDIMLLTMFTLVQVLSYIVFTLNVSLCIVLLTIAIFANLNNPLTLAVMAIECYIAICFPLHHTQICTVKKTYVVIGLIWAMSALSILPDLFVTFAEESLDFFNSRVFCLRENVFRNPNLTEKRDISYIVYLVIVWLSLFYTYFRILFTAQSASGDAKKARNTVLLHGFQLLLCMLTYVYHLITNGLTYLFPRGVLAIRFTIAIFVQVLPRLISPVVYGLRDKTFRQYLKRYLFCSTNDQTHPQKTLKRPL, from the exons ATGAACTTTTCAAATCCTGGCAGGAATTTCACAACGAATGTCTATCGGGACACTTTAAACACGGCTATAATCAAGAATGTGATCACTGTGGTTCTCTGCATCTCCATCAACTATATCAACAGCACCCTGGTTCACACGTTCAGAAAGCATGAG ATTTTCAATGTAAACCCTCGCTACATCCTGTACATTCATCTGGTAATCAATGACATAATGCTGCTGACAATGTTTACCCTCGTTCAAGTCCTGAGTTACATCGTGTTCACTCTCAACGTCTCCTTGTGTATAGTTTTACTAACAATTGCTATATTTGCAAATTTGAACAACCCTCTGACACTGGCTGTCATGGCAATAGAGTGTTACATTGCCATATGCTTCCCTCTCCACCACACCCAAATCTGTACTGTCAAGAAAACATATGTTGTGATCGGCCTCATATGGGCCATGAGTGCTCTATCAATCCTGCCCGATTTATTTGTCACTTTCGCAGAAGAATCCCTGGATTTCTTTAATTCCAGAGTTTTCTGCCTTAGggaaaatgttttcagaaaccCTAATCtcacagagaagagagatatATCCTACATAGTGTATTTGGTCATTGTTTGGCTCTCTCTTTTCTATACATACTTCAGGATCCTTTTCACTGCACAGTCAGCTTCTGGAGATGCCAAGAAAGCAAGAAACACTGTCCTCCTCCATGGCTTCCAACTACTATTGTGTATGCTCACCTATGTTTACCATCTCATCACAAATGGTCTGACATACTTGTTCCCCAGAGGGGTACTGGCCATTCGCTTCACTATTGCAATATTTGTTCAGGTGCTGCCACGTCTCATCAGTCCGGTTGTTTATGGGCTACGAGACAAAACTTTCAGGCAGTACCTGAAAAGATATCTGTTCTGTTCAACAAATGATCAGACTCATCCACAGAAAACTCTAAAAAGGCCATTATAA